The Candidatus Methylomirabilis tolerans DNA window AAGGGAGAAAGCCTGGGATCGATTGCGTCACAGCATCAGATGACCGCCGCCGGGCTTGCCGGCCTCAATGGAGTCAAGGTTGGCGACAGGCTGAAAGTGGGGAAGCTGCTCCGATTGCCGCCGACCCAACCATCGAGGGGGCGGGCCATAACTGTTGCTCGATCTGACAGTTCCAGGCCTGGCGCAACGCGGGTCTCGGAGGCCACTCTATCCACCCGCTCTGCCGTGCACATTGTCAAGTCTGGCGAGACGCTCTTTAGGATCGCCAGGGCCTACGCTGTGACACCTGAAGAACTCCGACGGTGGAACGATATCGATCTGAGGGGCCAGACGAGGCTGAAACCGGGGCGGGCCCTTCGGCTTCGCTCAGGGCAGGCAGTCCATGCGGTTGCGCAGACTGCTAAGAGCAGCAGCCGTGAGGTTCGCCGGGGCACATCGGCTTCCACAGCCCCCGCCACATACCACCGGGTAAAAAGCGGCGACACCCTGTGGGAGATCGCGAGAGCCCACGATGTGACGCCTGATGATCTCCGTCAATGGAATGACCTTAGGCGTCAGGCCACGCTCCAGGTGGGCCAGAAGCTGATGATCCGCCTCAGTGAGAGCTGACGGGATCTTTCGCCTTCTCGCCCATCTTTAATTCCAACCGTTTGACGTCATAGTGCGTAGCGCGGTGTGTCCGCCATTCATGGTCTAGTCGTGCCACCAAGCGGTACTGGCCGGCGCGTTCGATTCATCACAGGCGTCACCTGCATTGCTGCAAGCTTCCTGGTCTACCCAGCCTATATTGCGATTCCGTTTCTTCCACTTTCCAATACGATGAAGCTCAGCATCACTCTTTTCGCGTCGCTTGTAAGCTGGGGGACCTTTTCCATCGGCTTCTACCTGAGCGGGCGAGAAGGGTATGAGTGGCTCAAGGCGCGCCTGCGTCGCTGAACCGTAGAGTCCGAACGCGGCTAGTACGCGTCTGGATCGACTCGATCACGGTCAATGGCGGACCCAGAATGATGCCCAGACGAGGGATGGGCGTCAGGAGATCCGTGGTATTGCTGGACTCGAAATATTGCTGGTCGAACAGGTTGATGAGGTTCAGGCGTGTGATTAGCCGAAGACCGCTGACCTGCCGGTGATACGCCGCCGCGGCATCCACCCGCGCGTACCCCGGCAACTGGAAGCTGTTCTGCGCATTTCCCTGCCATAGCCACGCCGCGAACACCCTCGCGTAGCGAGAACCATCGTATCCGGTCCTTCCTGCTCAACATCACCTCCTACGATCTATCCCCCGCCACGGTCGCCTAGAGCACGATCATATACGCCATAATGCGTATTGCCGAGACACTGACTCGGAACTACACTAACCTAATTTTGCGGTTGACGCGAGTCATTCCAGGCGCCTCTGCCGTTTCGTCGTCCCAACCAATGCAGGGCAACCTGCCTGGCGACCGGCATTAACGCCTCATGGTAGCTGACAGGAAGGCGAAGCAGATCATGACGCAGCCGATCACGCTGCCGCCTGGGGCTCTCGATGGCCT harbors:
- a CDS encoding TonB-dependent receptor; this encodes MPGYARVDAAAAYHRQVSGLRLITRLNLINLFDQQYFESSNTTDLLTPIPRLGIILGPPLTVIESIQTRTSRVRTLRFSDAGAP